A segment of the Methylomonas paludis genome:
TGAAGGACATTGAGCTGTATTCCTTGTGTGAGCATCATTTGCTGCCGTTCATTGGCAAATGTCATATCGGCTATTTGCCACAAGGCAAAGTGCTGGGTTTATCCAAGCTGGCGCGTATTGTGGATATGTATGGCCGCCGTCTGCAGATTCAGGAGCAGCTCACCCGCCAGATCGCCACTGCGGTAGAAACGGCAATTGATGCGCGCGGCGTGGCCGTGGTGATTGAAGCCAAACATTTATGCATGATGATGCGCGGCGTGGAAAAACAAAACTCGGTGATGACCACCTCGGTAATGACCGGGATTTTTCGTGAAGAAATCAGCACCCGTTCCGAATTTTTAAATCTGATCAATCGCTAACCATGAACCAGCCCACCGGCAAAAAAACAGGCATCTTGATTGTCAATCTAGGTTCTCCGGCTTCGCCTAAAACCGCCGATGTGCGCCGGTTTCTTCGCGAGTTTCTGGGAGACCCCAGAGTCGTGAATATTCCGCGCCTGATTTGGTGGCTGATCCTGAATCTGTTTATCCTGCCGTTTCGG
Coding sequences within it:
- the folE gene encoding GTP cyclohydrolase I FolE, whose translation is MEEYFSKIIESIGEDLTRDGLRDTPKRAAKAFTFLTNGYEKTLEQVLNGAIFQADTEDMVIVKDIELYSLCEHHLLPFIGKCHIGYLPQGKVLGLSKLARIVDMYGRRLQIQEQLTRQIATAVETAIDARGVAVVIEAKHLCMMMRGVEKQNSVMTTSVMTGIFREEISTRSEFLNLINR